GGAAGGACATTGGATACCATGGTGATTGGCATGCTGTAAATGCTCAGTAATCTGGAGTACTCTTACATGTCTTACAGATTTTACATTAGACCTATTGGGGCCAGGACAATGACGTGATTCTGAAACCATGAATGACTGAGCAGCTATAAGCTACAGCTGCAAATAATTAAAACGTTTCACTTGTATCTAACTTTCTGTTCCTTTGATTCAAAATTTCTTGTGAAAGCTCCTTGAAATTTTTTCTTGAGAAGCCTTTTGATAGGTAATTGGATTTTCCTTTCAACTATTTTTTCCATGAAATTATCTTTTCCATGGAAATTATAAGCTTTCCATCAAAATACCAAACTGCTCTACTCCCTAAACCATGGCTGTGGGACTCTGGTGATGTTCCAGGGCAGTTCAGCAAGAGGAGAGACCATCGTGCATCATGGGGGATGTAGtccagcctgggagccaggaacatGGAAGAGATTGGTGCTGTCGATGCACCCCTATGGTATTTCCCAACAAAAAAGATTTTGGtctccacacaaaaaaaaccaaacaaaaaaaaatgccttTGTGGATCAGGTCTACACAGTACTTGGCTTGCACTGAAAACAGCAGGATGAAATATACCCCTCACCTCATACTCTGTAACTCTGGTAGAAATTGCATCATTTAATAACACAATAGGAAAAAGTGGGACAAATTAATCCCCAGGGCACCAATTAGACCAAGGTGGCTTTGGTTCACTGAATGCTTTAATTAGGCGTTATGGCTCTCTGAGCTCAGGTATTCCCAGTTGCTTCAGGAATCATGTGGCATAGATCACACATCTCAGTATAAAACTTCCCGAATGTTCCAAACTGGTAGTTTCTATGGATGGGGAAATGccaccacatctctctctctctcttctcagcaggtACGTGCTATTGTCCTGTattacagtcacacacacacgcagacaccATGGGGATCAGCAGCTATTCAATTCCAGGCCTCCAGCACTTAATGTCTCAGCAACAACTCCGATCCCTTCAGCTAAAGAAGCGACGTCCTTGGTTGGAAAAATAGGCAATTACCTAGTCACTGAAGCCAAGGATTTCCATTATGTCTCTGGGTTTTCATACAGACTCAAGTAAATGCCATAAAGCTTAATTAGCACAGTGAGCAATTTTATGCCAAACCTACATGCCAAGCCACAGAGCTCCCCCTGCCCAAAGACGGTGTAAAGATTGACACTCCTTCACTCTCACCCCTTCTTTAGCGATGGAATAATCCCTTCAGACTGATTCTCTCACAGCAGAGTCACAAGTCACTGTTTTCTCTTTGGATGAGTGAACAGGAGTGTTTTTGTGTGGGACATGATGAATCTGAAGTGTCATTATATTTGCACAGTGTGTGCATTTTATCGAACACCTGGAATGACCAGCTGTGAACATCTGGCTCTGTGGACTAAGCCCTTCCCTGAGTGGGTACTAATGTTCATTAAGAAACTGATCTCTGTTTATCTTCAATTCTTTCATTACAGATAAGGGGCAGGTTTTCCGCACCATTCACATGCCCACATCTCTATAGCTGCCTGATCTGTGTTCAGAGGAGATGGAAAAGGGAAATCACTCGGAGGCAACTGAGTTCATTCTCTCAGGACTGACAGATCGTCCGGAGCTTCAGGTCCCCCTGTTTGTGGTGTTCCTACTGATTTATGGTATCACCCTGGTGGGGAACGGGGGGATGATCTTGTTAATCACGATTGATCCCCgactccacacccccatgtactttttcctcaggaatttgtctttctgtgacctctgccttTCCTCAACAATTTCCCCCAAGATGCTGCTGAATTTCGTAGCCGAGAGGAAAGGCATTTCTTACACGGCCTGCGCTGTGCAAATGTCTCTTTCTATCGCTTTTGGAGATGCTGAGGGCCTCTTGCTGGTTGTGATGGCGTATGaccgttatgtggccatctgtaacccGCTGCTCTATACAGTCACCATGTCCAGGCAGCTTTGTaaacagctggtggctggggcATACGCTTTGGGGGTGGTGGATTCAATGATTCCCACATGTGTTACatttcagctgtcattctgcagctccaacatcgtcaatcatttcttctgtgacacCCCCCCGCTGCTGGCGCTCTCCTGTTCTCACACCCGCATCAGTGAGATTATGATGTTTGCTTTCACGTTGTGCATTACCGGGAGCAGATTTGTGGCCATCCTCCTCTCCTATGTCTATATCATCTCCTCTATCCTGCAGATCAGCTCTGCTGCGGGCTGTcgcaaagccttctccacctgcactttCCACTTGACTGCGGTGGTCCTGTTTTATGGCACCCTCCTCTTCATGTATTTACGTCCCACCTCCAGGTATTCCATGGACACGGACAAAATAGTCTCAGTGTTTTACTCGCTGgtgatccccatgttgaaccccctcatctacagcctgaggaacagggATGTGAAGGATGCCCTGAGGAGAGCAGTGAATAAACTCCTAACCAAATCTTGAATCTGTTTAACTCAGTACTGGTTTAGTGATGGAGAGTGGAAACTGGTGAATTCAATTCCCATCCCATTGCAATGTAAGTTTGCAGAGCCCGTGGGAGTATTCTTCATTATTATATTGTTATTATGAATTTGTTTGTATTCCAACGAGGCCTGCAGGCCCCAAATAAAATCAGGGCTTTATTAGGCTATTACCCCATCAAAATTCCAGGAGACACCTGTTTCAGATGTGTGAATATTTGTGACTTGCTTCTGTAGAattgatcaatgaaattgtttttaattgttcactttattattataactttaaaaataaagttttatgaatgaaactacattcattcataaaaccaggtacCCTGGCTAATAACTGGctaataactggctaattgactttcactttcaatccaattgctgcttaaatagctgaaacttacactgtttcaacattgtaacgtctgttcactgtttgccgtCCCTTACACTTGCCCATATTGTAActtaaactccattttaacttgtcccaaactccattttaaaatgctcacttcattttgtaaaagcttgctgcaatgttcatttttgcaaaacgctgctgtaatcttattagtgtagtttagatgtgtgaatgaggtatatatggatgatggaatcaagcTCCTGCCCAgactgtcctgatgaaataaagtgtaaacaccaatgtctgaagatgcagacaacagccctgacaaagcaagaagaatccaccctgaaaagaaaagaacaaaagtataaTTGAAGAAACATGAAAGCCAGTTCCTAGgttgaaagtcatgtctgcaatttgcgggtgatcaatcacacgaAACCCAAAGGCAGTGTGACACATCAAGActtatagactctggattcaaactaaagcctacaaaaaggatgggtgagatggaagactttggagggtaacattctgctgccaacacgGAAGGTCAttggtgcatgcccaacagagacccagttcttccttgtgcctggctttcctggccagttagccgccacaagctatgaacccaagccacaaactcaagctacattcaggaatggtaactatctagcagctgcagaacatttgatgtgtgtgtgtgtgtgtgtatatacataggtattagatattagttattggtcataaatcaaattgtgtaATAATacacgtgacatcttgtcttgtcccatGAAACaatcctgtgtagttttgtctTCATAACACTTTTAAAGCATAGATGTATTTGTATTGGGAAAGAAGAGGGGGGAATCAAATCTATCTCCTTCTGCTTTGtagtgggtttggtttggttatGCAGTTGCAAGTATGAAGTGTGTGATTTCTATGGCTGAAACAAAGGGAGTTTTGCACCTTGCACCCTCCTGATCCTCTGCAGCCCTTTACGTCCTCTGTGGGGTTGTTGTGTAGATTGTCGCCTGGTTTGTATCCACGCATGTGGAGGAGAAAGGTGATTTCCATCAAAATGGCCTTTAAGTTAAGGGAGCAACAAAATAAGTAAGAACAAGGGTAACATATCCAAAAGAGAATTTGGTGTGCGTGCATCCTCTGTGAGAATCTGTCCTGAACTGAATACAAAATAATATGAAATGGTGAGTTTTCTCGATCatataaattaaacagaaagaaaaagtcaTATCAGACACTCGATGTTTATACCACAGGAGCAGGTTCGCTATGAGGTCTTACTCTTAGTTCTGCGGGTAAGTCCTATGGACTCTGAGGAATAGGGATTCTGGGAATTGTACAGCTCGGGTTGCGGAGAGTGAGAAATGGCTAGAGCTGGGCCAATAGCTGATTTTTGCATTCATGGGTGTTTAGAAAACATTGAAAAACAAATTCAGTTCAACCTGAACCAAATCTGAAAATTCCTCAAATGtttggcaaattgaaaacatTGACAGAAATGtcctgtggggtggagggaactATTTAGTATGATCAGAAATGGaacatttcctttccttcctggATACTTTTTGATGTCAAAGCAAAGACAATGTAGGGCCATACTGACAAAAGTGATGGGAATGGAAGAGGTGGGAATGGTGCTGCTTCCCTTGTAGACTTTAACCCAGTGATTAGATCACTCCCATGGGAAGTGGGAGATCCAGGTCAATTCCCCCTCTGTTGAACGGGGAGAAGCAATTTGAAagtgggtctcccacattgccAGACAGGATCCTGGTGACTGGGCTATGTTCTGTCCTGCATCGTTCTCAGGACTGGTCTACGCTACTGCTGTAAATTGATATAAGTTATGACTCTGTAGACAAGCGGTTC
The nucleotide sequence above comes from Caretta caretta isolate rCarCar2 chromosome 6, rCarCar1.hap1, whole genome shotgun sequence. Encoded proteins:
- the LOC125629757 gene encoding olfactory receptor 5AR1-like; this encodes MEKGNHSEATEFILSGLTDRPELQVPLFVVFLLIYGITLVGNGGMILLITIDPRLHTPMYFFLRNLSFCDLCLSSTISPKMLLNFVAERKGISYTACAVQMSLSIAFGDAEGLLLVVMAYDRYVAICNPLLYTVTMSRQLCKQLVAGAYALGVVDSMIPTCVTFQLSFCSSNIVNHFFCDTPPLLALSCSHTRISEIMMFAFTLCITGSRFVAILLSYVYIISSILQISSAAGCRKAFSTCTFHLTAVVLFYGTLLFMYLRPTSRYSMDTDKIVSVFYSLVIPMLNPLIYSLRNRDVKDALRRAVNKLLTKS